The following proteins come from a genomic window of Ictalurus furcatus strain D&B chromosome 26, Billie_1.0, whole genome shotgun sequence:
- the rab3da gene encoding RAB3D, member RAS oncogene family, a — protein MASVSDPRQQTQVQKDAADQNFDYMFKLLIIGNSSVGKTSFLFRYADDSFTSAFVSTVGIDFKVKTVYRNEKRIKLQIWDTAGQERYRTITTAYYRGAMGFLLMYDITNQESFYAVQDWATQIKTYSWDNAQVILVGNKCDLEDERLVATEDGQRLANELGFQFFEASAKDNINVKQVFERLVDIICDKMNESMDGQPSPLANHKGPSLEDTPPTSQNGCSC, from the exons ATGGCATCAGTGAGTGACCCCCGGCAGCAGACACAGGTGCAGAAGGATGCAGCTGACCAGAACTTTGACTATATGTTTAAGCTACTTATCATTGGTAACAGCAGCGTAGGAAAGACCAGCTTCCTGTTCCGCTACGCAGATGACTCCTTCACCTCAGCGTTCGTCAGCACCGTCGGCATCGACTTCAAAGTCAAAACTGTGTACCGCAATGAGAAACGCATCAAACTCCAGATCTGG GACACTGCAGGTCAGGAGCGATATCGCACCATCACCACGGCCTACTACAGAGGAGCCATGGGCTTCCTGCTTATGTACGACATCACCAACCAGGAGTCTTTCTACGCTGTACAGGACTG GGCAACTCAGATTAAGACATACTCTTGGGACAATGCTCAAGTTATCCTGGTTGGAAATAAGTGTGACCTGGAGGATGAAAGACTGGTGGCCACAGAAGATGGACAGAGACTAGCTAATGAATTAG GGTTCCAGTTCTTTGAGGCGAGTGCAAAAGACAACATCAATGTAAAGCAGGTTTTCGAGCGGCTTGTTGACATCATCTGCGACAAGATGAACGAGAGCATGGACGGACAGCCAAGCCCGCTGGCCAATCACAAAGGACCCAGCCTAGAGGACACTCCCCCTACCAGCCAAAATGGCTGCTCATGTTAA
- the pld6 gene encoding mitochondrial cardiolipin hydrolase isoform X1 — MLPYIQIMSLVELLKMLGLGAVAVALGLEGLDWLLTRCLWPRRVSRQPLKEVLFFPSPPACVEHLYNPGSRHPCLCPLPHGLNTPFSRLLEHLLSVCVSLDLCLFNFSNAELSRAVLLLHSQGVRVRVLVDRDYMATTGSQIGVLRKAGICVRHEQGFVMLMHHKFALLDGKKLITGSLNWTLTAVQRNKENVIVTEEPELVRPYEDEFNKLWEANDPTKHPAQTHSGNNTKGLLAPARNE; from the exons ATGCTACCATACATACAAATT ATGTCTCTGGTGGAGTTATTGAAGATGCTCGGTCTCGGGGCAGTGGCTGTCGCATTAGGCCTGGAAGGGTTGGACTGGTTGCTGACTCGGTGTCTCTGGCCCAGAAGAGTTTCCCGTCAACCCCTGAAGGAGGTTCTCTTCTTTCCTTCACCGCCAGCGTGTGTGGAGCACTTGTACAATCCAGGCAGCCGTCATCCATG TCTGTGTCCCCTCCCTCATGGCCTGAACACACCCTTCTCCAGACTCCTGGAGCAccttctctcagtgtgtgtgtcgctGGACCTTTGTCTGTTCAACTTCTCCAATGCTGAGCTGAGCCGGGCCGTGCTGCTGTTACACAGCCAGGGTGTGCGGGTGCGAGTGCTCGTAGATCGAGACTACATGGCTACCACTGGCTCTCAGATTGGCGTCCTACGCAAGGCAG GTATCTGTGTGAGGCACGAGCAGGGTTTCGTCATGCTCATGCATCATAAATTTGCGTTGTTGGATGGCAAGAAGCTGATCACCGGTTCCCTCAACTGGACCCTGACAGCGGTGCAGAGGAACAAGGAGAATGTGATAGTGACCGAAGAGCCAGAGCTCGTCCGACCCTATGAGGACGAGTTCAACAAGCTGTGGGAGGCCAACGACCCGACCAAACAcccagcacaaacacacagcggGAATAACACGAAGGGACTGCTGGCTCCCGCAAGAAACGAGTAG
- the pld6 gene encoding mitochondrial cardiolipin hydrolase isoform X3, giving the protein MSLVELLKMLGLGAVAVALGLEGLDWLLTRCLWPRRVSRQPLKEVLFFPSPPACVEHLYNPGSRHPCLCPLPHGLNTPFSRLLEHLLSVCVSLDLCLFNFSNAELSRAVLLLHSQGVRVRVLVDRDYMATTGSQIGVLRKAGICVRHEQGFVMLMHHKFALLDGKKLITGSLNWTLTAVQRNKENVIVTEEPELVRPYEDEFNKLWEANDPTKHPAQTHSGNNTKGLLAPARNE; this is encoded by the exons ATGTCTCTGGTGGAGTTATTGAAGATGCTCGGTCTCGGGGCAGTGGCTGTCGCATTAGGCCTGGAAGGGTTGGACTGGTTGCTGACTCGGTGTCTCTGGCCCAGAAGAGTTTCCCGTCAACCCCTGAAGGAGGTTCTCTTCTTTCCTTCACCGCCAGCGTGTGTGGAGCACTTGTACAATCCAGGCAGCCGTCATCCATG TCTGTGTCCCCTCCCTCATGGCCTGAACACACCCTTCTCCAGACTCCTGGAGCAccttctctcagtgtgtgtgtcgctGGACCTTTGTCTGTTCAACTTCTCCAATGCTGAGCTGAGCCGGGCCGTGCTGCTGTTACACAGCCAGGGTGTGCGGGTGCGAGTGCTCGTAGATCGAGACTACATGGCTACCACTGGCTCTCAGATTGGCGTCCTACGCAAGGCAG GTATCTGTGTGAGGCACGAGCAGGGTTTCGTCATGCTCATGCATCATAAATTTGCGTTGTTGGATGGCAAGAAGCTGATCACCGGTTCCCTCAACTGGACCCTGACAGCGGTGCAGAGGAACAAGGAGAATGTGATAGTGACCGAAGAGCCAGAGCTCGTCCGACCCTATGAGGACGAGTTCAACAAGCTGTGGGAGGCCAACGACCCGACCAAACAcccagcacaaacacacagcggGAATAACACGAAGGGACTGCTGGCTCCCGCAAGAAACGAGTAG
- the pld6 gene encoding mitochondrial cardiolipin hydrolase isoform X2: MMSLVELLKMLGLGAVAVALGLEGLDWLLTRCLWPRRVSRQPLKEVLFFPSPPACVEHLYNPGSRHPCLCPLPHGLNTPFSRLLEHLLSVCVSLDLCLFNFSNAELSRAVLLLHSQGVRVRVLVDRDYMATTGSQIGVLRKAGICVRHEQGFVMLMHHKFALLDGKKLITGSLNWTLTAVQRNKENVIVTEEPELVRPYEDEFNKLWEANDPTKHPAQTHSGNNTKGLLAPARNE, from the exons ATG ATGTCTCTGGTGGAGTTATTGAAGATGCTCGGTCTCGGGGCAGTGGCTGTCGCATTAGGCCTGGAAGGGTTGGACTGGTTGCTGACTCGGTGTCTCTGGCCCAGAAGAGTTTCCCGTCAACCCCTGAAGGAGGTTCTCTTCTTTCCTTCACCGCCAGCGTGTGTGGAGCACTTGTACAATCCAGGCAGCCGTCATCCATG TCTGTGTCCCCTCCCTCATGGCCTGAACACACCCTTCTCCAGACTCCTGGAGCAccttctctcagtgtgtgtgtcgctGGACCTTTGTCTGTTCAACTTCTCCAATGCTGAGCTGAGCCGGGCCGTGCTGCTGTTACACAGCCAGGGTGTGCGGGTGCGAGTGCTCGTAGATCGAGACTACATGGCTACCACTGGCTCTCAGATTGGCGTCCTACGCAAGGCAG GTATCTGTGTGAGGCACGAGCAGGGTTTCGTCATGCTCATGCATCATAAATTTGCGTTGTTGGATGGCAAGAAGCTGATCACCGGTTCCCTCAACTGGACCCTGACAGCGGTGCAGAGGAACAAGGAGAATGTGATAGTGACCGAAGAGCCAGAGCTCGTCCGACCCTATGAGGACGAGTTCAACAAGCTGTGGGAGGCCAACGACCCGACCAAACAcccagcacaaacacacagcggGAATAACACGAAGGGACTGCTGGCTCCCGCAAGAAACGAGTAG
- the pld6 gene encoding mitochondrial cardiolipin hydrolase isoform X4, protein MLPYIQIMSLVELLKMLGLGAVAVALGLEGLDWLLTRCLWPRRVSRQPLKEVLFFPSPPACVEHLYNPGSRHPCLCPLPHGLNTPFSRLLEHLLSVCVSLDLCLFNFSNAELSRAVLLLHSQGVRVRVLVDRDYMATTGSQIGVLRKAVQMYRTARSASENPEAYTALITPPHNFDMFCLVLCVYYDCEQCDHFCKSERKVSV, encoded by the exons ATGCTACCATACATACAAATT ATGTCTCTGGTGGAGTTATTGAAGATGCTCGGTCTCGGGGCAGTGGCTGTCGCATTAGGCCTGGAAGGGTTGGACTGGTTGCTGACTCGGTGTCTCTGGCCCAGAAGAGTTTCCCGTCAACCCCTGAAGGAGGTTCTCTTCTTTCCTTCACCGCCAGCGTGTGTGGAGCACTTGTACAATCCAGGCAGCCGTCATCCATG TCTGTGTCCCCTCCCTCATGGCCTGAACACACCCTTCTCCAGACTCCTGGAGCAccttctctcagtgtgtgtgtcgctGGACCTTTGTCTGTTCAACTTCTCCAATGCTGAGCTGAGCCGGGCCGTGCTGCTGTTACACAGCCAGGGTGTGCGGGTGCGAGTGCTCGTAGATCGAGACTACATGGCTACCACTGGCTCTCAGATTGGCGTCCTACGCAAGGCAG TACAAATGTATCGGACAGCCAGGAGTGCGTCAGAAAACCCGGAGGCGTACACGGCTCTAATTACACCACCACACAACTTCGACATGTTCTGTcttgtactgtgtgtttattatgaCTGTGAGCAATGTGATCATTTCtgcaagagtgagagaaag GTATCTGTGTGA